The following proteins come from a genomic window of Leopardus geoffroyi isolate Oge1 chromosome A3, O.geoffroyi_Oge1_pat1.0, whole genome shotgun sequence:
- the YIPF4 gene encoding protein YIPF4 has translation MQPPGPPPAYSPSNGDFTFVSSADAEDLSGSIASPDVKLNLGGDFIKESTATTFLRQRGYGWLLEVEDDDPEDNKPLLEELDIDLKDIYYKIRCVLMPMPSLGFNRQVVRDNPDFWGPLAVVLFFSMISLYGQFRVVSWIITIWIFGSLTIFLLARVLGGEVAYGQVLGVIGYSLLPLIVIAPILLVVGSFEVVSTLIKLFGVFWAAYSAASLLVGEEFKTKKPLLIYPIFLLYIYFLSLYTGV, from the exons ATGCAGCCGCCGGGCCCACCCCCGGCGTATTCCCCCTCGAACGGGGACTTCACCTTTGTCTCTTCGGCAGACGCGGAAG ATCTTAGTGGTTCGATAGCATCCCCAGATGTCAAATTAAACCTTGGTGGAGATTTTATTAAAGAATCTACAGCTACTACATTTCTGAGACAAAGAGGATATGGCTGGCTTTTGGAAGTGGAAGATGATGATCCTGAAGATAACAAGCCACTCTT gGAGGAATTGGATATTGATCTAAAGGATATTTACTACAAAATCCGGTGTGTTCTGATGCCAATGCCATCACTTGGTTTTAATAGACAAGTGGTGAGAGACAATCCTGACTTTTGGGGCCCTCTGgctgttgttcttttcttttccatgatATCATTATATGGACAGTTTAGG gtgGTCTCATGGATTATAACTATTTGGATATTTGGTTCCCTAACAATTTTCTTACTGGCCAGAGTTCTTGGTGGAGAA GTTGCATATGGCCAAGTTCTTGGAGTTATAGGATATTCACTACTTCCTCTCATTGTTATAGCCCCTATACTTCTGGTGGTTGGATCATTTGAAGTGGTATCTACACTTATAAAA ctgtttggTGTGTTTTGGGCTGCCTACAgtgctgcttcattgttagtggGTGAAGAATTCAAGACCAAAAAGCCTCTCCTGATTTATCCAATCTTTttactatacatttattttttgtccttaTATACTGGGGTGTGA